A window of Tursiops truncatus isolate mTurTru1 chromosome 8, mTurTru1.mat.Y, whole genome shotgun sequence contains these coding sequences:
- the LOC101330381 gene encoding lactosylceramide 1,3-N-acetyl-beta-D-glucosaminyltransferase: MDVRMFVSGRRVKKWQFIQLFATCFVLSLMFFWIPIDNHIVSHMKSYSYRYLINSYNFVNDSLSLKRSEDGAPRYQYLINHEEKCQTQDVLLLLFVKTAPENYSRRSAIRKTWGNEKYVRSELNANIKTLFVLGTPSDPLTRERLQRRLVWEDQMYNDIIQQGFADSFYNLTLKFLLQFSWANSFCPHAKFLMTADDDIFIHMPNLIEYLQSLERIGVQDFWIGRVHRGAPPVRDKSSKYYVSYEMYQWPAYPDYTAGAAYVISGDVAAKVYEASQTLNSSLYIDDVFMGLCANKIGIVPQYHVFFSGEGKTPYHPCIYEKMMTSHGHVEDLQDLWKDATDPRVKMISKGFFGQLYCRIIKIVLLCKLTCEDTYPCRAAFA; the protein is encoded by the coding sequence ATGGACGTCAGAATGTTTGTTAGTGGCAGGAGAGTAAAAAAATGGcaatttattcagttatttgcCACTTGTTTTGTACTAAGCCTCATGTTCTTCTGGATACCGATCGATAACCACATCGTGAGCCACATGAAGTCCTACTCTTACAGATACCTCATAAATAGCTACAACTTTGTGAATGATAGCCTGTCTCTTAAGCGCAGCGAGGATGGGGCTCCTCGCTACCAGTACTTGATAAACCATGAGGAGAAGTGTCAAACACAAGACGTCCTGCTCTTACTGTTTGTAAAGACTGCTCCTGAAAACTACAGTCGCCGTTCTGCCATTAGGAAAACATGGGGCAATGAGAAGTATGTTCGCTCTGAACTTAACGCCAACATTAAAACTCTGTTTGTCTTAGGAACACCTTCTGACCCACTGACAAGAGAAAGACTTCAGAGAAGACTGGTTTGGGAAGATCAGATGTACAATGATATAATTCAGCAAGGCTTTGCTGATTCTTTCTATAATCTTACTCTTAAATTTCTTCTGCAGTTCAGTTGGGCAAATAGCTTTTGTCCACATGCCAAATTCCTTATGACTGCTGATGATGACATATTTATTCACATGCCAAATCTTATTGAATACCTTCAGAGTTTAGAACGAATTGGTGTTCAAGACTTTTGGATTGGTCGTGTTCATCGTGGTGCCCCTCCCGTCAGAGACAAAAGCAGCAAATACTATGTCTCCTATGAAATGTACCAGTGGCCGGCTTACCCTGACTATACTGCAGGAGCCGCCTACGTGATCTCTGGTGATGTAGCCGCCAAAGTCTATGAGGCATCACAGACACTTAACTCTAGTCTTTACATAGACGATGTGTTCATGGGCCTCTGCGCCAATAAAATAGGGATAGTACCACAATACCATGTGTTTTTCTCTGGGGAAGGTAAAACTCCTTATCATCCCTGCATCTATGAAAAAATGATGACATCTCATGGGCATGTAGAAGACCTTCAGGACCTTTGGAAGGATGCCACAGACCCAAGagtaaaaatgatttcaaaaggTTTCTTTGGTCAATTATACTGCAGAATAATTAAG